The following proteins come from a genomic window of Paenibacillus swuensis:
- a CDS encoding transposase, translating to MPDADITFEQFRSKYNCESVCVSVLHAAKWPKGFQCPRCACRHVTVITTRRLPLYECRGCRYQSSLLRGTVMEGSRTSLHKWFQALFLIGSPTCYINAVQLSEFISVTYKTAWLILHKLRHAIRHGDASKLLTGLVEVISTVYNPRDSFFRWTERKPKKHQHPVIVGAGSYGGDKYVKLKQVYTSPEHRNRAMDHSDFAQFLHDHVHSTVKFPIVHNQFNHHKACDTLNMISDSVTQRINQRYFGVSGKHLQAYLDETSFRLNHTLRPNRAISRLFKMFITTSTITYKQLIASTVPTMTRESAA from the coding sequence ATGCCGGATGCGGATATCACTTTTGAACAGTTTAGAAGTAAGTATAACTGTGAGTCTGTTTGTGTTTCAGTGCTGCATGCCGCGAAGTGGCCTAAGGGCTTTCAATGCCCCCGTTGTGCCTGCCGACACGTAACTGTAATTACGACTCGGCGCTTACCTCTATACGAATGCAGAGGCTGCAGATATCAGTCATCGCTCCTGCGCGGTACGGTGATGGAAGGCAGCCGAACTTCATTACATAAATGGTTTCAAGCTCTGTTTCTGATTGGAAGTCCTACATGCTACATTAATGCCGTACAACTATCCGAATTCATCTCGGTCACTTACAAGACAGCCTGGCTCATTCTACACAAACTCCGTCATGCTATTCGACATGGAGACGCATCTAAACTCCTTACGGGACTTGTTGAAGTCATCTCTACTGTTTATAATCCTCGTGACTCTTTCTTTAGATGGACGGAGCGTAAGCCTAAGAAGCATCAGCACCCTGTTATTGTTGGAGCGGGCTCTTATGGCGGAGACAAGTATGTGAAGCTCAAACAAGTTTATACTTCTCCCGAACACCGCAACAGAGCCATGGATCACTCTGACTTTGCTCAATTCCTCCATGACCACGTTCATTCAACTGTGAAGTTTCCTATTGTACATAACCAATTTAATCACCACAAAGCCTGTGATACCTTGAACATGATCAGCGACTCCGTGACCCAACGAATTAATCAGCGATACTTTGGGGTGAGCGGGAAACACCTTCAAGCTTATCTGGATGAGACCAGTTTCCGTTTAAACCATACTCTGAGACCTAATCGCGCAATTAGCCGACTTTTCAAAATGTTCATCACTACGTCCACGATTACATACAAACAACTCATCGCTTCTACTGTCCCAACTATGACGCGTGAATCGGCTGCATAA
- the leuB gene encoding 3-isopropylmalate dehydrogenase has translation MSEVKKIAVLAGDGIGPEVVAEAEKVLKRTEELFGYKFETAHGLFGGIAIDEKGTPLPEETLELCKGADAVLLGAVGGPKWDNNPKELRPETGLLGIRKALGLFSNIRPATVFDCLKEASTLKPEVLEGTDLIVVRELTGGIYFGDKFRREGVQGQEAVDTCVYNVTEIDRIVRQAFDIARTRRRKLASVDKANVLETSRLWREVVNGIAPEYPDVEVEHVLVDNCAMQLLRRPSSFDVIVTENMFGDILSDEAAMLTGSIGMLSSASLGEGSFGLYEPVHGSAPDIAGQGISNPIATILSVALMFRLTFGYEDAAASIEEAVKNVLDAGHRTGDIAVDKNSAIGTTVMGDLIVAAMK, from the coding sequence ATGTCAGAGGTCAAAAAGATAGCAGTCCTTGCCGGAGACGGGATCGGACCTGAGGTTGTAGCAGAGGCAGAAAAAGTTTTAAAAAGAACAGAAGAGTTGTTCGGGTATAAATTTGAAACAGCCCACGGATTATTCGGAGGAATTGCCATTGATGAGAAAGGCACACCACTCCCGGAAGAAACGCTGGAACTTTGTAAAGGCGCGGACGCTGTGTTACTCGGCGCGGTAGGCGGTCCCAAGTGGGACAACAACCCGAAGGAGCTTCGCCCGGAAACCGGTTTGCTAGGTATCCGTAAGGCGCTTGGATTATTTTCCAATATACGCCCCGCAACCGTATTCGACTGCCTTAAAGAAGCATCCACTTTAAAGCCTGAAGTTCTCGAAGGTACGGACTTAATCGTTGTCCGCGAGCTTACGGGCGGCATCTACTTCGGCGATAAGTTCCGCCGTGAAGGCGTACAAGGTCAAGAAGCAGTAGACACCTGCGTGTACAACGTAACCGAAATCGATCGTATCGTCAGACAAGCGTTCGATATCGCAAGAACCCGCCGCCGCAAGCTGGCCTCGGTCGACAAAGCCAACGTGCTGGAGACCTCCCGCCTATGGCGCGAAGTTGTAAACGGCATCGCACCGGAGTACCCGGACGTTGAGGTGGAACACGTTCTCGTCGACAACTGCGCAATGCAGCTGCTCCGCCGCCCTTCGAGCTTCGACGTCATTGTCACCGAGAACATGTTCGGAGACATTCTAAGCGATGAAGCGGCGATGCTGACCGGCTCGATCGGCATGCTGTCCTCCGCCTCCCTGGGCGAAGGCAGCTTCGGCTTATATGAGCCGGTACACGGTTCCGCGCCGGATATCGCGGGTCAAGGCATTTCGAATCCGATTGCAACGATCTTATCGGTAGCCTTGATGTTCCGCCTGACCTTCGGCTACGAAGATGCGGCAGCATCCATTGAAGAAGCCGTGAAGAACGTGCTGGATGCAGGTCACCGGACGGGTGATATCGCTGTTGACAAGAACAGCGCCATCGGCACGACGGTCATGGGAGACCTCATCGTTGCAGCTATGAAATAA
- a CDS encoding GNAT family N-acetyltransferase, with translation MIRYRQPLKDDKAICGLVFRELLPVSYKIRDNIDIDYRFVQKDVKKRLYKGTTFVAVNRQKVPFAFIHLIPKKEELFIDMLAVDKKLQSKGWGARLLSLGERYAAARNMRSVTLFVDILNSKAQRFYASKGYRLQSFHPQIQCYRLTKSL, from the coding sequence ATGATTCGCTACCGGCAACCCCTGAAGGATGACAAAGCCATCTGCGGTTTAGTGTTTAGAGAGCTGCTTCCGGTTTCTTACAAAATACGCGACAACATTGACATTGACTATAGATTTGTACAAAAGGATGTTAAAAAACGACTATACAAGGGAACCACCTTCGTGGCCGTTAACCGCCAAAAGGTGCCGTTCGCTTTCATTCATCTCATCCCAAAAAAAGAAGAGCTTTTCATCGACATGCTGGCCGTCGATAAGAAGCTCCAGAGCAAGGGTTGGGGCGCGCGTTTGCTTTCCTTAGGAGAACGCTACGCCGCGGCCCGGAATATGCGCTCGGTCACATTGTTCGTGGACATCCTTAACAGTAAAGCACAGCGCTTCTATGCAAGCAAAGGATACCGTTTGCAGAGCTTTCATCCGCAGATCCAGTGCTATCGGTTGACGAAATCGCTTTAG
- the ilvN gene encoding acetolactate synthase small subunit has protein sequence MRKHTIAVIVNDQPGVLQRVSGLFGRRGFNIESITVGQSEEKGLSRMVIVTTSDDKMLDQMSKQLYKLIDVIKVDDISSNPMVARELALIKVTALPERRPEIMGIVDTFRAAVVDIGTESMMVQAVGDTDKIDAMIELMQPYGIVELSRTGVTAMVRGNIK, from the coding sequence ATGCGTAAACATACGATTGCCGTTATTGTGAATGACCAACCGGGCGTGCTGCAGCGCGTCTCGGGGTTGTTCGGACGCCGGGGTTTCAATATTGAAAGCATCACGGTCGGTCAATCCGAGGAGAAGGGACTATCCCGGATGGTGATTGTCACGACCAGTGATGACAAGATGCTGGATCAGATGAGCAAACAGCTGTATAAGCTGATCGACGTCATTAAAGTGGATGATATCAGTTCGAATCCGATGGTTGCCAGGGAGTTGGCGCTCATTAAAGTTACGGCTTTGCCCGAGAGACGTCCGGAGATTATGGGCATTGTCGACACATTCCGCGCGGCTGTCGTGGACATCGGTACGGAATCGATGATGGTTCAGGCGGTAGGGGACACGGACAAGATTGACGCTATGATTGAGCTTATGCAACCTTATGGGATTGTTGAGTTAAGCCGTACAGGAGTTACAGCGATGGTTAGAGGAAATATCAAGTAA
- a CDS encoding glycoside hydrolase family 15 protein codes for MPRHLVVGNGKFLVNLDQNSYIRDIYYPYVGQLNHVSGYKFRVGVWVDGRFSWLSDAGWEFKLAYAEDSLVTEVTAVHAELGISLLMNDGVHQRDNIYLKRIAIRNEASTAREVRLFFNQDLVINETEVGDTSCYYPYNNTVFHYKKDKYFMFNGMTSNSGIFQYTTGVKRFHNAEGTWKDAEDGHLMGNPIAQGSVDSTLSLRLVLAGGEEQDAYYWMSAGGSLEEVKKLDAYVKDSHPGKLLDRIRIYWQRWVNKADRDFADLGEGVERLFKQSLLIVRTQIDQNGAIIAANDTDILQYNRDHYSYMWPRDGALVAYSMTVAGYQGMIEPFFHFCAAALTPEGYLHHKYNPDGTVGSSWHPYVHNGMEQLPIQEDETGLVLFTLWQDYLHHGDIELHQSLYRTLIRKAARFLVEYMEPTLGLPKPSYDLWEERYGIYTFTTSAVYGGLVAAANFSNLFGDDRRCQQYRNAAETVKAGILKHLWNEEEGRFARGLFLKDGRWEQDMTPESSVYGIFEFGVLPAADERVARTMKSIKEKLSVKTQIGGIARYYHDYYFQRSSDIEQVPGNPWIICTLWVAEYEIEAAQSLADLAAPKATIDWVVAHAMESGVLSEQLDPFDGSPVSVAPLTWSHATFVLACTKYMKKYKELSK; via the coding sequence GTGCCTAGACACTTAGTCGTTGGAAACGGAAAATTTCTGGTCAATCTGGATCAGAACAGCTATATTCGAGACATTTACTATCCTTATGTCGGCCAGTTAAACCATGTCAGCGGCTACAAGTTTCGGGTCGGTGTCTGGGTAGACGGTCGGTTCAGCTGGCTCAGTGACGCCGGTTGGGAGTTTAAGTTGGCCTATGCCGAGGATTCACTGGTTACGGAAGTAACCGCGGTGCACGCGGAATTGGGTATTTCCCTGCTTATGAATGACGGTGTCCATCAACGGGACAACATCTATCTCAAGCGGATTGCCATCCGTAATGAAGCTTCCACAGCCCGCGAAGTTCGATTGTTCTTCAACCAGGATTTAGTCATTAACGAGACGGAGGTCGGCGATACTTCCTGCTACTATCCTTATAACAATACCGTTTTTCATTACAAAAAAGATAAATACTTCATGTTCAACGGCATGACCTCTAACAGCGGTATATTTCAATACACAACAGGCGTGAAACGGTTCCACAACGCCGAGGGCACATGGAAAGATGCCGAGGATGGACATCTCATGGGTAACCCTATTGCCCAAGGCTCTGTGGACAGTACGCTTTCCCTCAGATTAGTCCTTGCGGGCGGCGAAGAACAAGATGCTTATTACTGGATGAGCGCCGGCGGCAGCTTGGAAGAGGTTAAGAAACTGGATGCTTATGTAAAGGATAGTCATCCGGGGAAATTATTGGATCGCATTCGGATCTATTGGCAGCGATGGGTGAACAAGGCGGACCGGGACTTTGCCGATCTTGGCGAGGGTGTTGAGCGATTATTCAAGCAGAGTTTGCTTATTGTTCGCACCCAAATTGATCAGAACGGCGCAATCATTGCCGCTAACGATACGGATATTCTGCAATATAACCGGGATCATTACAGCTATATGTGGCCTCGCGACGGCGCGCTGGTTGCTTACTCCATGACGGTTGCGGGTTACCAAGGCATGATTGAGCCTTTCTTCCATTTCTGCGCCGCGGCCCTGACCCCGGAAGGCTACTTGCATCACAAGTATAACCCGGACGGTACGGTAGGCTCTTCCTGGCATCCTTACGTTCACAACGGGATGGAGCAGCTTCCGATTCAGGAGGATGAAACAGGACTGGTTCTGTTTACGTTATGGCAAGATTATTTGCATCATGGCGATATCGAACTGCATCAGTCTCTATACCGGACGTTAATCCGCAAAGCGGCCCGTTTTCTTGTAGAATATATGGAACCGACTTTGGGGCTGCCCAAGCCAAGCTATGACTTGTGGGAAGAGCGTTACGGTATTTACACCTTCACGACTTCGGCCGTGTATGGCGGACTTGTGGCTGCGGCCAACTTCTCGAATTTATTCGGTGACGACCGCAGGTGCCAGCAATATCGTAATGCCGCGGAAACTGTGAAAGCCGGGATTCTGAAGCATCTATGGAATGAAGAGGAAGGCCGTTTCGCCAGAGGTCTCTTCCTGAAGGACGGTCGTTGGGAGCAAGATATGACGCCGGAAAGCAGTGTGTACGGCATCTTCGAGTTTGGCGTGTTACCAGCTGCCGATGAACGTGTGGCGCGGACCATGAAATCGATTAAAGAGAAGCTGTCCGTGAAGACTCAAATCGGCGGAATTGCACGTTACTATCACGATTACTATTTCCAGCGTTCTTCGGACATTGAACAGGTACCGGGAAATCCCTGGATCATCTGTACCTTATGGGTTGCGGAGTACGAAATCGAAGCCGCACAGTCGTTAGCCGATCTGGCAGCACCCAAAGCGACGATTGACTGGGTTGTGGCCCATGCGATGGAAAGCGGAGTCCTGTCCGAGCAGTTGGATCCTTTTGACGGAAGTCCGGTGTCCGTAGCTCCGTTGACCTGGTCTCATGCCACGTTCGTGCTGGCCTGTACCAAATATATGAAGAAATACAAAGAGCTGTCCAAGTAA
- the ilvB gene encoding biosynthetic-type acetolactate synthase large subunit codes for MSSGQATMRSKEELREKWMKPDVITGSEILLRSLLLEGVDCVFGYPGGAVLFIYDAMHGFTDFNHLLTRHEQGAIHAADGYARATGKPGVCIATSGPGATNLVTGIATAYMDSVPLVVITGNVAQQFIGTDAFQEADITGITMPITKHSYLVRDAADLPRIIHEAFHIANTGRKGPVLIDIPKDVSAQKTTFVPALEPVVIRGYDAPAEPNGEAITAMIQAIQEAERPVILAGGGVVYSGAHNELLEFVTKTNIPVTTTLLGLGGFPSGNELWMGMPGMHGTYTANMAIQNSDLLINIGARFDDRVTMKLEAFAQQAKVIHIDIDPAEIGKNVPTDIGIHGDIKVVLTAVNQAAKPATKAEAWRSLIQANKRDYPLSYEDSEVELKPQWVIEMIHETTNGEAIVSTDVGQHQMWAAQYYKFNQPRSWITSGGLGTMGFGFPSAIGAQMAHPERLVVSINGDGGMQMCAQELAICAINNIPVKVVIINNQVLGMVRQWQEIIYDNRYSHIDLAGSPDFVKLAEAYGVKGFRATNKEEASRAWQEALNTPGPAVVEFVVRKGENVFPMVKAGDSISQMIMGDA; via the coding sequence ATGAGTAGTGGTCAAGCGACGATGCGGTCCAAAGAAGAATTGCGAGAGAAATGGATGAAACCGGATGTCATTACAGGTTCTGAAATTCTGCTGCGCAGCTTGCTGTTAGAAGGTGTCGATTGCGTGTTCGGTTACCCTGGCGGCGCGGTGTTATTCATTTACGACGCTATGCACGGGTTCACGGATTTCAACCATCTGCTGACAAGGCATGAGCAAGGAGCTATTCACGCGGCGGACGGTTACGCAAGAGCAACCGGGAAACCGGGCGTATGTATCGCAACTTCCGGTCCGGGAGCAACGAACCTGGTAACAGGCATTGCTACCGCATATATGGATTCGGTTCCGTTGGTAGTCATCACAGGAAATGTGGCTCAACAGTTTATCGGAACCGATGCTTTCCAGGAAGCGGATATTACCGGCATCACGATGCCGATTACGAAGCACAGCTATCTGGTGCGCGATGCGGCGGATTTGCCGAGGATTATCCACGAGGCGTTCCATATCGCCAACACGGGACGTAAAGGACCGGTTTTGATCGATATCCCGAAAGACGTGTCTGCGCAGAAGACGACGTTCGTTCCGGCGCTTGAGCCCGTGGTTATCCGCGGGTACGACGCGCCAGCCGAGCCGAACGGAGAAGCGATCACGGCGATGATCCAGGCCATTCAGGAAGCGGAGCGCCCGGTAATTCTGGCAGGCGGAGGCGTTGTATACTCCGGCGCTCACAACGAGTTACTGGAATTCGTCACGAAGACGAATATTCCGGTAACGACGACATTGCTGGGATTGGGCGGCTTCCCAAGCGGTAATGAGCTTTGGATGGGAATGCCCGGTATGCACGGTACGTATACCGCTAACATGGCCATCCAAAATTCGGATCTGTTAATTAACATCGGTGCGCGGTTCGATGACCGCGTAACGATGAAGCTTGAGGCTTTCGCGCAGCAAGCGAAGGTCATCCATATTGATATCGACCCGGCCGAGATCGGCAAGAATGTGCCGACGGATATCGGCATTCACGGAGATATCAAGGTGGTGCTCACCGCTGTGAACCAGGCGGCGAAGCCGGCAACGAAAGCGGAAGCATGGCGCTCTTTAATCCAAGCCAACAAGCGCGATTATCCCTTAAGCTATGAGGATTCAGAAGTAGAACTGAAGCCGCAGTGGGTAATCGAGATGATTCACGAGACGACGAACGGGGAAGCCATTGTTTCCACCGACGTAGGACAGCATCAGATGTGGGCAGCGCAGTATTACAAGTTCAATCAGCCGAGATCCTGGATCACATCCGGCGGGCTGGGAACGATGGGCTTCGGTTTTCCTTCCGCGATCGGCGCTCAGATGGCGCATCCGGAACGATTGGTTGTATCCATCAACGGAGACGGCGGGATGCAGATGTGCGCGCAAGAGCTTGCGATTTGCGCCATCAACAACATTCCGGTGAAAGTGGTTATCATCAATAATCAGGTACTGGGCATGGTTCGCCAGTGGCAAGAGATTATTTATGACAACCGTTACAGCCATATCGATCTGGCCGGCAGCCCGGACTTTGTAAAGCTTGCAGAAGCTTACGGAGTGAAAGGTTTCCGCGCGACGAACAAAGAAGAAGCGAGCCGAGCATGGCAAGAAGCTCTGAATACGCCGGGACCGGCCGTGGTGGAATTTGTTGTCCGCAAGGGAGAGAACGTATTCCCGATGGTAAAAGCAGGCGATTCCATTAGCCAGATGATCATGGGGGATGCGTAA
- a CDS encoding 2-isopropylmalate synthase yields the protein MRKIYIFDTTLRDGEQSPGVNLNVKEKVEIALQLEKLGIDRIEAGFPAASPGDLAGVNAVARAVKNATVIGLSRSREGDIDAVREALVGAADPCLHLFLATSPIHREHKLRMDKGQVLEAAEAAIKYASKYFDKIEFSLEDAGRTELDFICEVTAMAIRAGAKVVNIPDTVGFLTPYEYGNIFKTVKEQVPGVEKIQLSAHCHDDLGMATANALAAILNGADQIEGTINGIGERAGNTAIEEVAMALETRQEFYGAKTSLVLNEIYRTSRLVSKLTGMPVPGNKAIIGANAFAHESGIHQDGMLKEKTTYEIMSPETIGLKESKLVLGKHSGRHAFRENLAELGYEGMSEEQLNIAFAKFKELADKKKIVTEEDIRAIVEEKLVDTVEMYALDFIHVSYGNQSVPTATVRVHTHEGEVIEEVALGNGSVDAIYKALDRATKEEVELSDYSIKSVTQGKDALGEVHVLLKQNGVSVQGRGVSTDILEASARAYLDGVNRMIEKRKQSKGSASGEISFK from the coding sequence ATGCGTAAAATTTATATTTTTGATACTACGCTGCGCGACGGTGAACAATCTCCGGGTGTCAATCTGAATGTGAAGGAAAAGGTGGAGATTGCGCTCCAATTGGAAAAGCTGGGGATTGACCGGATTGAGGCTGGATTTCCGGCAGCCTCTCCGGGTGATTTAGCGGGGGTGAACGCGGTTGCCCGTGCGGTTAAGAATGCGACGGTAATTGGTCTGTCCCGTTCACGTGAAGGTGATATAGACGCGGTCCGTGAAGCATTAGTTGGTGCTGCGGACCCTTGCCTGCATCTCTTTCTGGCAACGTCGCCTATCCATCGAGAGCACAAGCTGCGGATGGATAAAGGGCAAGTGTTGGAAGCGGCGGAGGCAGCGATTAAGTATGCTTCGAAATATTTTGACAAAATTGAATTTTCGTTGGAAGACGCGGGCCGCACGGAACTGGATTTTATCTGTGAAGTGACAGCGATGGCGATTCGTGCAGGTGCCAAAGTGGTGAATATCCCCGATACGGTTGGATTTTTGACGCCCTATGAGTACGGTAACATATTCAAGACCGTGAAGGAGCAAGTTCCGGGGGTCGAGAAGATACAGCTCAGCGCACATTGTCACGATGATTTAGGCATGGCTACGGCCAACGCGTTGGCAGCTATTCTGAACGGTGCCGATCAAATTGAAGGAACCATTAACGGAATCGGTGAACGCGCAGGGAACACAGCCATCGAGGAAGTAGCCATGGCGCTGGAGACGCGTCAGGAATTCTATGGCGCGAAGACATCGCTCGTACTGAACGAAATCTACCGCACAAGTCGCTTGGTCAGTAAGTTAACGGGAATGCCGGTGCCAGGGAATAAGGCAATCATCGGGGCGAACGCATTTGCACATGAGTCCGGAATACATCAAGACGGTATGTTGAAAGAGAAAACAACGTACGAGATCATGTCTCCGGAAACAATTGGCTTGAAAGAAAGCAAGCTGGTTCTCGGTAAACATTCCGGTCGCCATGCATTCCGTGAGAACCTGGCGGAGCTTGGTTATGAAGGCATGTCAGAGGAGCAGTTAAACATCGCTTTCGCGAAGTTCAAAGAGCTGGCTGATAAGAAAAAAATCGTTACCGAAGAAGACATTCGGGCGATAGTAGAAGAAAAGCTGGTGGATACAGTTGAAATGTACGCGTTAGACTTTATCCATGTGTCCTATGGAAACCAATCCGTGCCAACGGCAACCGTTCGTGTTCATACGCATGAGGGTGAAGTTATCGAAGAGGTTGCTTTGGGAAATGGTTCGGTCGATGCAATCTATAAAGCGCTGGATCGTGCGACGAAAGAAGAAGTAGAGCTCTCCGATTATTCGATTAAATCCGTCACACAGGGGAAGGACGCCTTGGGCGAAGTACATGTATTGTTGAAACAGAACGGGGTTTCCGTACAAGGGCGCGGTGTAAGCACGGATATTCTGGAGGCGAGCGCGCGAGCTTACCTGGACGGCGTCAACCGGATGATCGAAAAACGTAAGCAGTCTAAAGGTTCTGCCAGCGGAGAGATTTCTTTCAAGTAA
- a CDS encoding peroxiredoxin, whose amino-acid sequence MAQTLVGKQAPDFTMETATGNGKDFGKVSLSDYKGKWLVLFFYPLDFTFVCPTEITSMSAAAETFKGLDAEILGVSTDSVHSHRAWINTPVAENGLGQLNFPLAADIHKSVARDYGVLIEEEGVALRGLFIISPEGELQYQVVNHNNIGRSVDETLRVLQALQSGGLCPMNWKPGDKNLVAK is encoded by the coding sequence ATGGCACAAACTTTAGTTGGTAAACAAGCTCCAGATTTCACAATGGAAACAGCAACAGGTAACGGTAAGGACTTTGGTAAAGTTTCTCTTTCCGATTACAAAGGCAAATGGCTGGTCCTGTTCTTCTACCCACTGGACTTCACATTTGTATGTCCTACAGAAATCACTTCCATGAGTGCCGCGGCTGAAACGTTTAAGGGTCTTGACGCTGAAATTCTTGGCGTTAGCACAGACAGCGTTCACTCTCATCGCGCATGGATCAATACGCCTGTAGCTGAAAACGGCCTTGGCCAATTGAACTTCCCGCTTGCTGCTGACATCCACAAGTCGGTTGCCCGCGACTACGGTGTTCTGATTGAAGAAGAAGGCGTAGCATTGCGCGGTCTATTCATTATCAGCCCTGAAGGCGAACTTCAATACCAAGTAGTAAACCATAACAACATCGGACGCAGCGTAGACGAAACTCTTCGCGTACTTCAAGCACTGCAATCCGGCGGACTGTGCCCAATGAACTGGAAACCAGGCGACAAGAACTTGGTAGCGAAATAA
- a CDS encoding LexA family protein, which yields MSHFHKEGFAALLSAAKGSRSLNAYAHDAGVSSSYLSRLTRSLVDAPPEAGTIRKFADAAWHNVSYEDLMKAAGHWKSDQTYIESSDVTPQGQWSETRATYLSPPVAIPILSRIQADRSLPEQDAIQGQTYISLDGTSSKACFIFIAQEHLLSSSRILPGDRVLVDPRQPIDSGDIALLHYQSADAVLRRVHFVDNQLVLTTDTPLTPPILTAAKHVRLLGKAITAMIRLT from the coding sequence TTGAGTCATTTTCACAAAGAGGGCTTTGCTGCCTTGTTATCCGCGGCCAAAGGAAGTCGTTCCCTGAATGCCTATGCGCACGACGCCGGCGTTTCCAGCTCTTATTTGTCCCGTTTAACCAGATCATTGGTAGACGCGCCTCCTGAGGCCGGGACCATCCGAAAGTTTGCGGATGCGGCGTGGCACAATGTAAGCTATGAAGATCTGATGAAGGCAGCGGGTCATTGGAAATCGGACCAGACTTATATAGAAAGTTCGGATGTTACCCCGCAAGGACAATGGTCCGAAACACGAGCAACTTACCTCTCACCACCCGTAGCCATTCCCATACTAAGCCGGATCCAAGCTGACCGTTCGCTTCCTGAGCAGGATGCTATTCAAGGACAAACCTATATATCTTTAGACGGCACTTCATCCAAAGCATGCTTTATATTCATAGCCCAAGAGCACCTCTTATCTTCCTCGCGTATTCTTCCAGGAGACAGGGTTCTTGTTGACCCTCGTCAACCGATTGACAGCGGTGATATTGCGCTTTTACATTATCAGTCTGCAGATGCGGTATTGAGACGTGTTCACTTTGTGGATAATCAACTGGTGCTTACAACCGACACTCCCTTAACCCCGCCGATCTTAACGGCAGCTAAACATGTTCGATTGCTGGGCAAGGCCATTACCGCCATGATTCGTCTAACTTAA
- the ilvC gene encoding ketol-acid reductoisomerase — MAVTMFYEKDADFGVLQGKTIAVIGYGSQGHAQAQNLRDSGLNVIIGLREGSSFDKAKNDGFEVVSVAEAASRADVVQILMPDETQARVYNEEVAPNLKKGAALMFSHGFNIHFGQIVAPKDADVLLVAPKSPGHMVRRTYVEGFGVPGLIAIHQDGTGNAKAIGLAYAKGIGCTRAGVIETSFREETETDLFGEQAVLCGGVSALVKAGFETLTEAGYAPEMAYFECLHELKLIVDMIYEGGLASMRDSISNTAEYGDYVTGPRIVTAETKAEMKRVLTDIQQGKFARDFILENQSNRAFLTATRRNEAEHPIEQVGGQLREMMHWIKK, encoded by the coding sequence ATGGCAGTTACTATGTTTTATGAAAAAGATGCAGACTTTGGTGTTCTTCAAGGCAAGACAATCGCGGTAATCGGTTACGGCTCCCAAGGCCACGCACAAGCACAAAACCTGCGTGACAGCGGATTAAACGTTATTATCGGATTGCGTGAAGGAAGCTCTTTCGATAAAGCGAAGAATGACGGATTCGAAGTTGTTTCTGTAGCGGAAGCTGCAAGCCGTGCGGATGTTGTTCAAATTTTGATGCCGGATGAGACGCAAGCGAGAGTGTACAATGAAGAAGTGGCTCCGAATTTGAAAAAAGGTGCTGCCCTCATGTTCTCCCACGGTTTCAACATTCACTTTGGACAAATTGTAGCGCCTAAAGATGCTGACGTATTGTTGGTTGCTCCTAAGTCCCCGGGACACATGGTTCGCCGTACATATGTTGAAGGCTTCGGCGTACCCGGCCTGATTGCCATTCACCAAGACGGTACAGGCAATGCGAAAGCCATCGGACTTGCTTACGCCAAAGGTATCGGTTGTACACGCGCAGGCGTTATCGAAACAAGCTTCCGGGAAGAGACCGAAACGGATCTGTTCGGTGAGCAGGCTGTTCTTTGCGGCGGTGTGAGCGCGTTGGTGAAAGCAGGCTTTGAAACATTGACAGAAGCAGGATATGCTCCTGAAATGGCATACTTTGAGTGTTTGCATGAGCTGAAATTGATCGTAGACATGATTTATGAAGGCGGACTGGCTTCTATGCGCGATTCCATTTCCAACACAGCTGAATACGGCGATTATGTAACGGGTCCTAGAATCGTAACCGCTGAGACTAAAGCCGAAATGAAGCGTGTTTTGACGGATATCCAGCAAGGTAAATTCGCACGTGACTTTATTCTTGAAAATCAATCCAACCGTGCTTTCCTGACAGCTACACGCCGTAACGAGGCGGAACACCCGATTGAGCAAGTCGGCGGTCAACTTCGTGAAATGATGCATTGGATCAAAAAGTAA